The candidate division KSB1 bacterium genome window below encodes:
- a CDS encoding CDP-alcohol phosphatidyltransferase family protein, with protein MSYIEKKITQFLLAARPILQPVVRFLAALQMNPNLLTFISLLLCLIAAFFFAQGELRFAAVAMLLGGLFDVLDGDVARAANRTTRFGALFDSVLDRYAELALYFGIGYFFLTNWAFDLRYKTFVFFVVFMAAAGSTMVSYVRARAEGLDIDCRVGLMQRPERILLLGFGALISVKSLLVVLALIALLANFTAVQRIVHVWKIDKLNDN; from the coding sequence ATGAGTTATATTGAAAAAAAAATAACCCAATTCCTGTTGGCTGCTCGGCCGATTCTTCAGCCCGTCGTCAGGTTTTTAGCCGCTCTGCAGATGAATCCTAATCTGCTGACCTTTATTTCCCTCCTGCTGTGCCTAATTGCGGCGTTCTTTTTCGCTCAAGGCGAGTTGCGTTTTGCTGCCGTGGCCATGTTGCTCGGCGGTCTTTTTGATGTGCTGGACGGCGATGTTGCCCGTGCGGCCAATCGCACAACTCGATTCGGCGCCCTGTTCGATTCCGTCCTGGACCGCTATGCCGAATTGGCTCTCTATTTCGGCATCGGCTATTTTTTTCTCACCAATTGGGCTTTCGACCTTCGTTACAAAACGTTTGTTTTCTTTGTCGTCTTTATGGCCGCGGCCGGCTCGACCATGGTCAGCTATGTACGCGCACGTGCTGAAGGATTGGATATCGACTGCCGCGTCGGTTTGATGCAGCGGCCGGAGCGTATTCTTTTACTCGGCTTTGGAGCTTTGATTTCCGTGAAATCCCTCTTGGTCGTTCTTGCACTGATCGCCTTATTGGCCAATTTTACGGCTGTACAACGGATCGTTCACGTGTGGAAAATCGACAAGTTAAACGACAACTGA
- a CDS encoding inositol-3-phosphate synthase, with translation MSGKGIEIKPATGKLGVLLPGMGAVATTFIAGVELVRKGLAKPVGSLTQMGTIRLGKRTENRVPKIKEFVPLADLNDLVFGGWDIFPDNAYEAAKNAKVLTNEDLEKVRPFLESIQPMKAVFDTKYVKRLDGPNKKVGKNKMDLAEQLMQDMADFKSRHNLDRMVIVWCGSTETYLEHDPVWDSIEAFEKGLLQNHDAISSSMIYAYAALKMKIPYVNGAPHMTTDIPALLQLAKREGVPIAGKDFKTGQTFMKTLIAPGLKARMLGVRGWFSTNILGNRDGEVLDEPLSFKSKEVTKLSALEYIFQPDKYPDLYGDLYHKVRINYYPPSGDNKEGWDNIDIFGWLGYPMQIKINFLCRDSILAAPIVLDLALFIDLAQRAGRVGIQEWLSFYCKSPMVAEGLYPEHDLFIQQMKLKNTLRYFMGEDLITHLGLDYYE, from the coding sequence ATGAGTGGAAAAGGAATCGAAATAAAGCCTGCAACCGGCAAGCTGGGTGTTCTTTTGCCGGGCATGGGGGCAGTCGCGACTACTTTTATAGCCGGTGTAGAACTGGTCCGCAAAGGATTGGCCAAGCCGGTCGGTTCGTTGACGCAGATGGGAACCATCCGTCTTGGTAAACGAACCGAAAATCGTGTTCCGAAAATCAAAGAATTTGTCCCGTTGGCTGATCTGAATGATCTAGTCTTCGGCGGATGGGATATTTTTCCGGATAATGCCTACGAGGCCGCCAAAAACGCGAAAGTGTTGACCAACGAGGACCTGGAAAAAGTCAGGCCGTTTCTGGAAAGCATACAGCCGATGAAGGCGGTTTTCGATACCAAATATGTCAAGCGCCTCGACGGACCGAATAAAAAGGTCGGCAAAAACAAAATGGACTTGGCCGAACAACTCATGCAGGATATGGCCGATTTCAAGAGCCGCCACAACCTGGATCGGATGGTCATCGTCTGGTGCGGCAGCACCGAGACCTACCTGGAGCACGATCCGGTTTGGGACAGCATCGAAGCGTTCGAAAAAGGGCTTTTACAGAATCACGATGCAATTTCATCGTCCATGATCTATGCTTATGCCGCCTTGAAAATGAAAATCCCCTATGTAAACGGCGCCCCGCACATGACGACCGACATTCCGGCGCTACTGCAGCTGGCCAAGCGGGAGGGTGTCCCTATTGCCGGCAAGGATTTCAAGACCGGCCAGACGTTCATGAAAACCCTCATCGCTCCTGGCCTCAAGGCGCGAATGTTGGGCGTTCGGGGATGGTTTTCCACCAATATTCTCGGCAACCGCGACGGCGAGGTTCTCGATGAGCCGCTTTCCTTCAAATCCAAAGAGGTGACCAAGCTTTCGGCGCTCGAGTACATTTTTCAGCCGGATAAATATCCCGACTTGTACGGCGACCTCTATCACAAAGTACGCATAAATTACTATCCGCCGAGCGGCGACAATAAAGAGGGATGGGACAACATCGATATTTTCGGCTGGCTCGGCTATCCGATGCAGATCAAGATCAACTTTTTATGCCGCGACAGCATTTTAGCGGCACCAATTGTCCTCGACTTGGCACTGTTCATTGATTTGGCGCAGCGCGCGGGTCGGGTGGGCATTCAGGAATGGCTTTCGTTCTATTGCAAGAGCCCGATGGTTGCCGAAGGTCTCTACCCTGAGCACGATCTGTTCATCCAGCAGATGAAGCTCAAGAATACCCTGCGCTATTTTATGGGTGAGGATCTGATCACCCATCTCGGGCTGGATTATTACGAATAA